In Nitrobacteraceae bacterium AZCC 1564, the following proteins share a genomic window:
- a CDS encoding uncharacterized membrane protein (DUF485 family) (product_source=COG3162; cath_funfam=1.10.287.70; cog=COG3162; superfamily=103441; transmembrane_helix_parts=Outside_1_9,TMhelix_10_29,Inside_30_41,TMhelix_42_59,Outside_60_68,TMhelix_69_91,Inside_92_98), translating into MLYLAIFNWPWLAASALIGLAMGWIAVVHRGQGLSNTMMQKIGVFVVALIIASALHLAPGRAGYWLDLGLIMFGVYIAGCAVGSWLRNLVVSRDIPAP; encoded by the coding sequence ATGTTGTATCTGGCTATCTTCAACTGGCCATGGCTGGCGGCGTCGGCCCTGATTGGCCTCGCGATGGGGTGGATCGCAGTGGTTCACCGTGGGCAGGGATTGTCCAACACGATGATGCAGAAAATCGGCGTATTCGTTGTGGCGCTGATTATTGCTTCTGCCCTGCACCTTGCCCCCGGCCGGGCTGGCTACTGGCTCGACCTCGGGCTCATCATGTTCGGCGTCTATATCGCGGGTTGCGCGGTCGGATCCTGGCTCCGCAACCTTGTGGTTTCCCGCGATATACCGGCGCCTTGA